The following proteins are encoded in a genomic region of Methanophagales archaeon:
- a CDS encoding radical SAM protein has translation MVRCAICGERKASATLHVCADCIRRGKGMEYIEEAHAKIRAVYKLVSSPPKTKGGITCTCDLCANECEMGEGERSYCGLRANINGRLVSSVPEGYALMHVYYDPLPTNCCASWFCPGSSQPGKVNVAVFFYGCNFNCIFCQNETHKNLNAARAMSEYDFVSAVLRRENAYCICYFGGSPEPQLPFAIHATRRILEERERDLRICWEWNGCGSTRLVRQAAELSLASGGIVKFDLKAFNPNLSLALSGVPNERAYENFKLIADEFFAVSASSTPVLTATTLLVPFYVDAQEVENIARFIADTDPRIPYSLLVFHPAFYMCDMPVTPREQVLRCYKAAKRYLKYVNIGNKHLLSLSRVFE, from the coding sequence ATGGTAAGATGTGCGATATGTGGTGAAAGAAAAGCATCAGCAACTCTGCATGTCTGTGCCGATTGCATACGCCGTGGAAAGGGAATGGAGTATATTGAAGAGGCGCATGCAAAGATAAGAGCAGTGTATAAACTTGTGAGCAGTCCACCAAAGACCAAAGGTGGTATAACCTGTACCTGTGATCTGTGCGCAAATGAATGTGAGATGGGTGAGGGAGAGAGGAGCTATTGCGGTCTTAGAGCAAATATAAATGGGCGATTGGTCTCTTCTGTACCCGAAGGCTATGCACTTATGCATGTGTATTATGACCCACTACCAACAAATTGCTGCGCTTCCTGGTTCTGTCCCGGCTCTTCACAGCCCGGTAAAGTGAACGTTGCAGTATTCTTCTATGGCTGCAATTTCAACTGCATCTTCTGTCAGAACGAAACGCATAAGAATCTCAATGCTGCAAGGGCGATGAGCGAATATGATTTCGTGTCCGCTGTACTGCGACGTGAGAACGCATACTGTATCTGTTACTTTGGTGGCAGTCCCGAGCCCCAGCTTCCTTTTGCTATTCATGCCACACGCAGGATTCTGGAGGAGCGGGAGAGGGATTTGCGAATATGCTGGGAATGGAACGGCTGTGGCTCCACCAGGCTGGTGCGCCAGGCAGCAGAACTGTCATTAGCCAGTGGAGGAATAGTGAAATTCGACCTCAAAGCCTTCAACCCGAACCTCAGTCTCGCACTCAGCGGTGTTCCTAACGAGCGGGCGTACGAGAACTTCAAGCTCATTGCCGATGAGTTCTTTGCCGTCTCTGCATCTTCAACCCCTGTTCTCACCGCTACCACTTTACTTGTGCCTTTCTATGTAGACGCACAGGAGGTTGAGAATATCGCACGATTCATCGCTGATACTGATCCGCGGATACCCTATTCTCTGCTCGTCTTCCATCCTGCTTTTTATATGTGCGATATGCCAGTAACGCCACGTGAGCAGGTCTTGCGCTGCTATAAAGCAGCAAAGAGGTATCTCAAATATGTTAATATTGGTAATAAACATCTGCTAAGTTTGAGTCGAGTCTTTGAATGA
- a CDS encoding MTAP family purine nucleoside phosphorylase codes for MQLRNKNNRVGIIGGTNLFDTGLMAGCSEEELKTKYGDVCLFISPEFVFILRHGRYRNIPPHRINHRANIMAFKVLGIDRIIGVTSVGSLKKEIKPGSLLVPHDYISLCNIPTFFDDEIVHITPGLDSDLRIELIEAAKAEGIPVIDGGIYFQSVGPRLETKAEINFIRDYADVVGMSMGAEATLAKELGLKYANLSSVDNYAHGIAEEELSYQRIVEAASKMRDNVERVLLRVFRDDENSRGF; via the coding sequence ATGCAACTACGGAATAAGAATAATAGAGTGGGCATAATTGGCGGTACAAATCTATTTGATACCGGGCTAATGGCTGGTTGCAGTGAGGAGGAGCTAAAGACAAAGTATGGTGATGTCTGCCTGTTTATCAGTCCCGAATTCGTATTCATTCTCAGACATGGCAGATACAGGAACATCCCACCACACAGGATAAATCACAGAGCGAACATAATGGCGTTCAAGGTGCTTGGCATTGATAGAATCATAGGAGTAACTTCGGTGGGCAGCTTGAAGAAAGAAATAAAACCCGGCTCGTTGCTCGTGCCCCATGATTACATCAGTCTGTGTAACATACCCACCTTCTTCGATGATGAGATTGTGCATATTACACCTGGCTTAGATAGTGATTTGAGAATCGAGCTAATAGAAGCGGCGAAAGCGGAGGGCATACCCGTGATTGATGGCGGCATATATTTCCAGAGTGTAGGACCGCGACTGGAGACGAAGGCGGAGATAAATTTCATAAGGGACTATGCAGATGTGGTTGGCATGAGCATGGGTGCAGAGGCAACACTTGCAAAGGAATTGGGACTGAAATATGCGAATTTAAGCTCGGTTGATAATTATGCACATGGTATAGCCGAAGAGGAGCTGAGCTACCAGAGGATAGTAGAAGCTGCTTCTAAGATGCGAGATAATGTGGAGAGGGTGCTATTGCGTGTGTTTAGAGATGACGAGAATAGCAGGGGTTTTTAA